One Burkholderia sp. 9120 genomic window, TGTCGCGGGCGCTGCATGCGATCAATTTCTTTGGCGCGCAGCGGCACGGGTTGCTGTTTCTGCGCGTGCACGAGCGTCTGCTGAAGAGCGTGAAGTACGACCACGGCCGGCATTTTTCGACGGTGCTGGTGTCGTTCGGGCTGAACCCGTCGCGGGTGGTGATCGAGTTGCCGGCGGCGGCCGTCGCGCACAAGACGTTTCTCGGTTATCTGACCACGAGCTATCAGCGCTACGGCTTCAAGGTGGCGGGCAATCTGTCGAACGCGGGGCAGATTCTGTCGGTGTCGGAGACCGCGCGGCTCGACTTCATCAAGATGGATGCCGGCATCGCGTTGCGCGATGCGACGGTGAAACCGCTAGTGGGTTACGCGAGCCGCCTGCGGATTCCGCTGATCTTCAACCGCGTGGTGGATGAAGCGCAGTTCGTCGCGCTCCAGCAGTACGACGTGCGCTTCGTGCAAGGGCCATTGTTCAACGCGCATTATCACGATCGGGCGGTTTGAGCGGGGCGGCTAGTGTTTCGACGCGCTTTAGCCCGTATCGCCCAGACGCCGCGCGAGCGCTTTCAAGCGCGGCCCGACGTTCTCACGAAACACCGCCTCGCCCATCGACGACGCCGGCCCGCTGCAACTGAGCACCAGCCAGCGCCCTTCGCGCGGCTCGCGAAACGGCACCGCGACCGCGTTCACGTCGTCGTGCCACGCTCGGAATGAATAGCAGCAGCGTTCCGCGGCGAACGCGGCAATTTCCGTTTCGGCGTCGGCGACTAAAGCCGGTCCTTCCTTTCCCGCCGCCTTCTTTAGTTCGGTCAGCAGCGCGGCGCGCACGTCGGCCGGTAGCACGGCCAGATAAGCGCGGCCCATCGAGCTCGTGAGCATCGACAGTTTCGAGCCGGACGCCAGCCCGAGCGTCAGCGCGGTTTCGCTGCGGATCGTCTCCAGATAAATCATGTCGAGCCCGTCACGACAACCGAGCGACACCGCCGCGCCGACTTCGCGAGCGAAAGTGCGCATATGCGGACGCGCGAGTTCCAGCGTGTCGGTGCCCGAAAGCAGCGCGAAACCGAGCGACAACACACCGGCATCGAGCGCATATTTACCCAGCGTTTCGTCGAGCCGCAGATAGCCGAGCACCGTCAGCGTATAGGCGAGACGGTTGACCGTCGCCTTCGGCAGACCCGTGCGTTCGACGAAATCGCGATTGCCGAGCATGGTTTCGCCCGGTTTGAACGCGCGCAGCAAATCCAGCCCGCGTGCGAGGGCGACGACGAATTTACGCTCGTCGAGCGGATCGGACAGAGTAGATGTGGGCGGCATGGGGTGATACACTCGGTCGTGGTTTGCAAAACATTGTTTCGCATAGCGGAACTTAAGTCAAGCCCGAGGATGTAGCTCAGACACGTTTCAGTCCAGAAGGAATCAGGAGATAAATCATGGCCGAGGCCGCGCAGTTTCACTGGGAAGACCCGTTGCTGCTGGATCAGCAGCTCACCGAAGACGAACGCATGGTGCGCGACGCCGCCGCGGCCTACGCGCAGGACAAGCTGCAACCGCGCGTGCTCGAGGCCTTCCGTCATGAGAAGACCGACATCGAGATTTTTCGCGAAATGGGCGAACTCGGCCTGCTCGGTCCGACGATTCCTGAGCAATACGGTGGCCCCGGGCTGAACTACGTGGCGTACGGCTTGATTGCGCGCGAGGTGGAGCGCGTCGATTCCGGCTATCGGTCGATGATGTCGGTGCAGTCGTCGCTCGTCATCGTACCGATTTATGAATTCGGCTCGGAAGCGCAAAAGCAGAAGTACCTGCCGAAGCTCGTTACCGGCGAATGGATCGGCTGCTTCGGCTTGACCGAGCCGAATCACGGCTCCGATCCGGGCAGCATGATCACGCGCGCGAAGAAGGTGGACGGCGGCTACTCGCTGTCGGGCGCGAAAATGTGGATCACCAATTCGCCGATCGCCGACGTGTTCGTCGTGTGGGCGAAGCTGGAGGAGAACGGCAAGGATTCGATCCGCGGCTTCGTTCTCGAGAAGGGCTGGAAGGGGCTGTCGACACCGACTATTCACAGCAAGGTCGGTTTGCGGGCGTCGATCACCGGCGAAATCGTGATGGACGAAGTGTTCGTGCCGGAAGAGAACCGTTTCCCGGAAGTCAGCGGCTTGCGCGGTCCGTTCACGTGCCTGAACTCGGCGCGCTACGGCATTGCGTGGGGTGCGCTCGGCGCGGCGGAAGCCTGCTGGCACACTGCGCGTCAGTACGTGCTGGACCGCAAGCAGTTCGGCCGGCCGCTCGCCGCGAATCAGCTGATCCAGAAGAAGCTCGCCGACATGCAGACCGAAATCACGCTCGGTTTGCAAGGCGTGCTACGCCTCGGTCGCATGAAGGACGAAGGCACTGCGGCGGTCGAGATCACGTCGATCATGAAGCGCAATTCGTGCGGCAAGGCGCTGGATATCGCGCGGCTCGCGCGTGACATGCTCGGCGGCAACGGTATTTCGGACGAGTTCGGGATTGCGCGGCATCTGGTGAATCTGGAGGTCGTGAATACCTACGAAGGGACGCACGATATTCACGCGCTGATTCTGGGCCGTGCGCAGACGGGAATTCAGGCGTTTTTCTGATGGGTTGGTGAGGCGCTGACGGGATAAAAGCAAAAGGCCGATTCTCTTGCGAGAACCGGCCTTTTGCCTTGTGGCGCCTCAGCCGCTTACTTGTTCGGCTGCGGCGTCATGCGCAGATACGGGCGCAGCGCCTTGTAGCCCTTCGGGAATTTCTGTTTGATGATTTCTTCGTCCTTCAACGACGGGACGATCACCACGTCGTCGCCCTGCTTCCAGTTGCCCGGCGTCGCCACCGAATGGTTGTCGGTGAGCTGCAGCGAGTCGATCACCCGCAGCACTTCGTCGAAGTTCCGGCCCGTGCTGGCCGGATAGGTGATGATGAGGCGCACCTTCCGCTTCGGATCGATCACGAACAGCGAACGGACCGTCAGGGTCTCGTTGGCGTTCGGGTGAATCATGTCGTACAGCTCAGCAACCTTGCGATCGCCGTCCGCGAGAATCGGAAAGCCGACGTTGGCCGCCTGCGTTTCGTTGATGTCCTTGATCCATTCCTTGTGCGACTCTGCCGTGTCGACCGACAGTGCGATCGTCTTCACGTTGCGCTTCTCGAACTCGCCCGCCAGCTTGGCGGTCAGACCGAGCTCGGTCGTGCAGACCGGCGTGAAGTCCGCCGGATGCGAGAACAGCACACCCCAGCTATCGCCCAGCCAATCATGAAACTTGATACGACCCACACTCGATTCCTGCTCGAAATCCGGTGCGATATCGCCAAGACGTAGACTCATGATGCATCTCCTTTAGATGTTCGGACAGTCCGCGCGAGCCTCTGCCCGCGACCCCGCAAAGTTAAAGCATACCGGACAGGCGGTGCACCGCTAACGAACATCGCGTCACTACTTTATGCGTTTTTGTAATTTTCGCCGTTTTAGTGGAAACTTTGCGGGACAGATCAACTCCATCTTAAGCAAACTTTCCTGCATGATGCTGTGGGTGGTAGCGTTCTCAAAGCTTTCCTCAACCAGGAACGGTTCGTGCGTTCCTTCGAACAATCGGGCACTGCGCTCGCCAGGGGCCGTTTCTTTGGTTACGATTCACGCGTGGCGTGAGCCGAAGGGGAGCTGTCAATGTCGGAAGTCAACAAGGAGAGATTGATGTCGGATATCAAAACCGTCCTCGCGGACGCGGAAGATCTGCTGAAACAGGCCGCGAGCGCCACGGGCGAGCGCGCTTCGGAACTGCGTGAAACGGCGCTGACGCGCCTGAAGCAGGCTAAGGAAAAAGCGGCTGACGTGCAGGTCGTGGTGGTCGAAAAAGGCAAGAAGGCTGCCCGCGCCACCGACGACTATGTGCATGAGCATCCGTGGGCATCCATCGGCATTGCCGCAGGCGCCGGCGTGCTGCTGGGTTTGCTGATCAACCGCAAGTAAGCAGGCACCACCTGATGCGCCGGGCGGCGAGCATCTCGGCTCCCGTCTCGGCCCATCAGCGAATCGAGTTGACCGGCGCCCGTCTGGCCGGTCCGCTTCTCCTGGCGCGCACAAGCGCCGGTTAGGCCTTTACGCGCAACGCCCACAGCTATGACGATCGAAACACAATCGCAGCGCGGAGAACACAGC contains:
- a CDS encoding DUF883 family protein, which encodes MSEVNKERLMSDIKTVLADAEDLLKQAASATGERASELRETALTRLKQAKEKAADVQVVVVEKGKKAARATDDYVHEHPWASIGIAAGAGVLLGLLINRK
- a CDS encoding acyl-CoA dehydrogenase; the encoded protein is MAEAAQFHWEDPLLLDQQLTEDERMVRDAAAAYAQDKLQPRVLEAFRHEKTDIEIFREMGELGLLGPTIPEQYGGPGLNYVAYGLIAREVERVDSGYRSMMSVQSSLVIVPIYEFGSEAQKQKYLPKLVTGEWIGCFGLTEPNHGSDPGSMITRAKKVDGGYSLSGAKMWITNSPIADVFVVWAKLEENGKDSIRGFVLEKGWKGLSTPTIHSKVGLRASITGEIVMDEVFVPEENRFPEVSGLRGPFTCLNSARYGIAWGALGAAEACWHTARQYVLDRKQFGRPLAANQLIQKKLADMQTEITLGLQGVLRLGRMKDEGTAAVEITSIMKRNSCGKALDIARLARDMLGGNGISDEFGIARHLVNLEVVNTYEGTHDIHALILGRAQTGIQAFF
- a CDS encoding IclR family transcriptional regulator, giving the protein MPPTSTLSDPLDERKFVVALARGLDLLRAFKPGETMLGNRDFVERTGLPKATVNRLAYTLTVLGYLRLDETLGKYALDAGVLSLGFALLSGTDTLELARPHMRTFAREVGAAVSLGCRDGLDMIYLETIRSETALTLGLASGSKLSMLTSSMGRAYLAVLPADVRAALLTELKKAAGKEGPALVADAETEIAAFAAERCCYSFRAWHDDVNAVAVPFREPREGRWLVLSCSGPASSMGEAVFRENVGPRLKALARRLGDTG
- a CDS encoding EAL domain-containing protein; this translates as MIPPTIPNLIARAAEHPFLGEYLAMGHGEHSDIALARFDGHELASSYEPIFDISVHSLAQSLTSGAEGVDRFGDELGFQAVTQRLDAPPLEVFDPFDRIADDQQLVALDRMSRALHAINFFGAQRHGLLFLRVHERLLKSVKYDHGRHFSTVLVSFGLNPSRVVIELPAAAVAHKTFLGYLTTSYQRYGFKVAGNLSNAGQILSVSETARLDFIKMDAGIALRDATVKPLVGYASRLRIPLIFNRVVDEAQFVALQQYDVRFVQGPLFNAHYHDRAV
- a CDS encoding peroxiredoxin, translating into MSLRLGDIAPDFEQESSVGRIKFHDWLGDSWGVLFSHPADFTPVCTTELGLTAKLAGEFEKRNVKTIALSVDTAESHKEWIKDINETQAANVGFPILADGDRKVAELYDMIHPNANETLTVRSLFVIDPKRKVRLIITYPASTGRNFDEVLRVIDSLQLTDNHSVATPGNWKQGDDVVIVPSLKDEEIIKQKFPKGYKALRPYLRMTPQPNK